A window of the Lactuca sativa cultivar Salinas chromosome 5, Lsat_Salinas_v11, whole genome shotgun sequence genome harbors these coding sequences:
- the LOC111887923 gene encoding uncharacterized protein LOC111887923, producing the protein MSYLQVTAVRPSSREYNTIRGSAIQCISPVKLSNLHNALKPTIGFDSSKKCTKLMKCHVMQRTAASRFQPCTPVCLFGGKGGESKNGDEGSPWKSMEKAMSSFKKEQSLEDVLRQQIEKKDYYDGGSDGGGGGGGGGGGSDGFGGSEDEGFGEMLDDILQATLALIGLIVMYLYMVANDQVTLFLRSVMKFVSGKKGPRLRFIMYNIGLLYQSFNTRIAYDPYWLEKEILTTPTLYDHPRRYEKLLKPFKRAIKGDGNIDLDAVRNLVINAQGVVGVDTGAGAGADVDNDTDNKSFSDDDDDDDNGNAYTINEDSDDY; encoded by the exons ATGAGTTACCTTCAAGTCACTGCAGTGCGTCCTTCTTCACGTGAATATAACACAATCCGTGGATCAGCTATACAATGCATTTCACCAGTGAAATTATCTAATCTTCATAATGCCCTAAAACCAACCATTGGATTTGATTCATCAAAGAAATGCACAAAATTAATGAAATGTCATGTGATGCAAAGAACTGCTGCATCTCGCTTTCAACCATGCACACCTGTGTGTTTATTTGGTGGGAAAGGAGGAGAATCCAAAAATGGTGATGAG GGTTCCCCATGGAAGTCAATGGAGAAAGCTATGAGTAGTTTTAAAAAGGAACAATCACTAGAGGATGTACTCCGCCAACAAATCGAGAAGAAAGATTACTATGATGGTGgcagtgatggtggtggtggtggtggtggtggtggaggtggcagCGATGGTTTTGGTGGATCAGAGGATGAAGGCTTTGGTGAGATGTTGGATGATATACTGCAAGCCACCTTGGCACTCATTGGTCTAATAGTTATG TACTTATACATGGTGGCAAATGACCAAGTTACGCTCTTTTTAAGAAGTGTAATGAAGTTTGTATCTGGGAAAAAAGGTCCTCGATTAAGGTTCATAATGTATAATATTGGACTATTGTATCAATCATTTAATACAAGAATTGCATATGATCCATATTGGTTGGAAAAAGAAATACTCACAACACCTACATTGTACGATCACCCTCGGAGATATGAGAAGCTTCTTAAACCCTTTAAACGTGCTATTAAAGGTGATGGTAACATAGATCTTGATGCTGTTAGGAATCTTGTTATTAATGCTCAGGGTGTTGTTGGTGTTGATACTGGTGCTGGTGCTGGTGCTGATGTTGATAATGATACTGATAACAAATCGTTCAGtgacgatgatgacgatgatgacaaCGGCAATGCATACACCATCAATGAGGATTCAGATGATTACTAG